In Pyrus communis chromosome 11, drPyrComm1.1, whole genome shotgun sequence, the sequence TTTCAAGGTTAAGGAACATTGCACGTTTTTAACCATAAAACCCTTGGAACGGAACTctcttcattttgcatatctttGAACATCTGTTTTGAACATTAatgattataaattttatttattttgaactcttaaaaatactattcatgagggtttacatagtttttaaaaattcaaatgacgaTGTACCCATCCCCAAAGCATAAATGATGCGATTATGAGCGTTTGCATATTGTTCACATTTTTTGCACGTGTAAATTAATtactataattttttaatgtgtttggtatttttaaattacttgatatttttaatgtgctttctaatttttttaatctcactttttacgtatagtatactataaaaataaataaataaacaaaacttaaaattttaaaaattatatataataataattaataaactatatatatttatccaCTATATctagtgaattttttttaaaaatagtttaaaaaattaaaaccatcaatatatctttttttcttttacaggTTACCCGCATGTTATTTTTATGTAAACTTGTTAAGGATCCGTTATTTTTATCGTGTAACCCAATAACAACTCGACTAGTTATCGTGTTAACCTgaaacctgttattttcgtATCGTTTATGTGTCGTGTTAGCAGATCATGTAAGAAATTGCTAGGTCTAAGTCTCTGAACAACGAAACTTTGTCAACAAGCAATTAGTTGTGTGATAAAATTTCCAATAATTCTGTACACATTCTAAGCAGCCCCGCATGCTGACATAAGCATGACTATATTGTGACACTAACAAACTTTTCGCTTTATCCGCTTTAATCGTTCATTGGCTTTTGATGCAAAAGCCAAATCACCAATTTCATCATATATCCCCAACAACAAACTTCAAATTCAGGGTTTCTTTTTTAAGAGCTCATTTTTTCACCACCAACAAATTCCTTGTAAAGCAAGCAACAAAACTCATGTTCATCAGAATGAAACCACGGACTTCGGCTGGGATGAAGTTTGCAACTGAGAAAGGGCTGTGTCACTTTCATCGttctcgtcaaaaacaatcGGCTTTCCCTCCATGTTTTTTCTGCATAACCATATAAAGTACATAGTCACATTTCTGTCGAGGAAAATCAGTGCTTCTTTAGCACTGAAGAAAATTGTGAAAACAGATTGCAATGCCGTTCTAATACCTCTGCGAGATGAAACTCTCTTCGGACAGTGCCTTTTCCAACCTTTCTTCAAACGGAGTGGCATGCCAACTCACCTTCTGATCCTGCAAATTCAGAAAGAACTTCAGACGTCACTTAAAAAAAGAATTGAGGACGCAAGAGGAACTTCGGACAAACCTCCTTgtatttgtttgttgaatttgggattccGTTTCCATCCCACCACTTGGGTGAGACACGAGTATGTTCATCTTCATTCCAGTGAGTAGCCACAAGCCCAATGATAGGCCTGTCCACAGGAGTTCTTCCAAAATGACGAGTTTGGCCAGGAACATAACCAAAGTGATTGTTGTTATCTTGAGTTACCGGCTTCAGCCAGGCGGACAAACTTGATTCCACATTGACCTCTTGTCCAGATGACATTTGTTTTGACCCCTCTTCGGATGTAGGGGTTGCATTTCCCCAGTCGTTAAGAGATTCTCTTGGCTCACCAGAATGTCCAAGTGAGTTAGGATCTTCGTCTTTCAGTACATTCCACTGAGAGATGCCGTCCACAGGGTTTTGCACCGAATACACATACTGGGACCTGATTCTTGCCTTTCCATTTGGAAAGTTTTGGAGGTTTGCAGGGAAAACAGTTCCTGGTGTCTGCATCTCCTCTGAAAGAGTTAGTGGCGTTGGATAAACTGAAGGCTTTGATATGCTCTGTTTTCCTGGAGTTTCACATACTTTTGAACTCCGGTTATAATTTTCGGATGAAGAACCTCTGGAGGAATTTGTATTATTATCGCATTCAAAGCGAACAGCCTTGCTCCTGCACTGGACATCTGGAGTTGTAATATTCTCAGTCCGGTTGGTATGACTCTTCACTGTAGAATCAGTACCTATTCCGCTGCCTCCAGAAGGGCTGATAGTGATCCTACCAGTATTCTGTTGGTTGAATTCACAACTATAGATACAAAATGAAATTGGGCAAATGTCAGAAACTATGTTGTTTTGtggaaataaatataaaataaagaacGCAAGTATGGAATCAGTTATGCTTAGTTGTACTAAATAGTTCCTCAAAATACAGGCagcacacaaaaaaataaaaaaaaccaattttttctctactaaaaagaaaaattatgagATGGCGATCAAATTTCATTGCTAATACGAGGACAGATTGAAATTCTGGTTTTGCAAACCCATCCCATCTAGAAGTAGAAAATATACTAATGTTCAAGCATTCAAAGCATCTGTAAGtaacaattcaaattttaaaacagTTATAAGTAGAACCTGCTAGGCGTATGCTCAGAAGGACCTGAACCCATTCCCCACTCTTCATTGTACTTCATAGGCATAAGGGGATGATCTGGTTGATCCAACTCTTGCTGAAGATTTCTAATGGATGTGTTTGGGAGCCATGAGTTGAATTTTGGAGGCTGTGAATCTCTATCATGATGGGATGAGCCATTTAACCTTGAAGACACTTTACGAATTTCAGCTGGGGTTTCCGCTATGGTACCACAAGCTTTAAGAAACTTGGCCTGCAGAAGAAGGTGCACTGCATAAATAAAACCAATATCTTTAACAGTATGAGAAATTCAAATAGCTCAGACTTAATCTAGAAATGCATCCAAAGTGTAACTAGAAACAATGACTTTAAATGTACTGCACAAAACGGGAGTCAAAGCTCCAATGACTCCCACAAGTTCTAACTTATAAAGCAACACTGCGGAAACTAATGCTTGTAGCTCCACTTAAACAACATGCACGGGAAAACAAAGGCTTTGTTGTAGAACATAAATTGGAGTACATTCCAACAATGTAGACTTATATCACTTCAAAAGATTGAGAAAAAGTTacaacatttaaaaaaattgattggCATAAATGGCCATGCTACGTTTGAATTATGTAAGTTCTGAGCATTAGGCatcaaaaacaatttaatcTGAACTGCTGTACTGAACATCTTAACTACATCAAACTTTGAATCCACTAGCTcataaaggggaaaaaaaacaaacctcATTCCATAGCTCCTTGTCAATTTGTGGAGACCCATAACGCGGACTTTCCCTATCTTTGCTTGGAGAACCTTCTTTCTCTTCCAGAGTCACATACAAATCAGACCAGAGAAAATAAAAGGATAATCAgaccaaagaaaataaaaagcaacGAGATATGTAGAATCGGATTCAAGAAATTAGCTTGTGTTCTTGGAGAAAAGATAATATACCTTCAGCTGAAAATAGATAAGACAAACGGTTTTGAGATATCACGACTTCCTgatcaaaataaaagaaacagaaaacaagaaatcagtCTAAAATTATACATAACTCACTAATCTACTGTTTGGAAGctgagaaaatgaaattgaacatAGCGATAATGAATAAAACTACATTGGGTTCCAATTGCAATGATATCGGCAGCACCCacatcaaaattgaaaaaacaagaAATCTAAAATCCCTAATCTTAggctaattcaagatcaagatTAGTACTTTAGTACTCAATTGATTCTGATTTCCTCAAATTTTCACACAAAAACTGGCAATTCGCAGCACAGTAAATATAGACACtgaaaggaaaaacattttCCCGGattttctcgggaaccaaacaCCAAACGGAAACCTTACCGTCTGGGGGTTACGAGAGGACTGAGAGACGAGGTGAGGGCGAGAACGGAGGTGGCAATCGTCCTTGTCCCGAAAGCAACCGAAGAAGCAGCCCATAGCTCTCGAAATCGACCTGTCAAGAAACCTCAACGCCGATCTGCACAGATTCCCCAATCCACGCTTCAACAGCGAGCATAACATCGatttcaaaacaaacaaacaaaaagtaaaaacaaaagggaaatCCAAAACCCTAGCTTGTTCTTGGTTTTCCTTTCTAGGTGATTTATTGATtcagtagagagagagagagagagagagagagagaggaattgGAGTTGTTGGGtcgtttttgaattttgaacaaaCAAAACGAGGGAAACGGATACGCCTTGTGCGTTTTGGGAGACAAAGGTACACGCTCGAGTGCGATGTACAACGTACTCGCTCTGTGGTCGTGAAACGTGGAGCAAGTTGGGATGATTTTGTAATAATGTTAAAAGTGTTGGGCGTTAGACGTGGAACCCAACGAAAGAAAAGCTAATATCCCATAGGACCATGGTTTTCCTACCTTTTAATTTTATGGAGATAAAAGTTGCCGTGTGGGGTGGCATGTCATGCAAACAAAGGACATGAAAAGCAAAGCTTTACCACAATGTATACTAAACgttattttcattcaattcactgAGACTATGATATAGAAGTTGTTCATTCATTGCATaactttttagctaaaatggtcattgagattgacataagtccttattttggttattaagaTTGAAAATAGATTGAAGTGGTCACTGAATTTGCCCATCGTCAaccattttggtcattctatgaaaaattatgttaaattgaAGGTGTTTTTGTCCAATCAACCCCTCgacttatttttttcatttaacggagatttttcacagaaaaaccaaaatgattgacggtgaaGAAACTCAGGAACCACTTATATGGATTTCAATATTAAGGGTTAAAATGAAGAGTTATGTcaatttcaaatattattttagcTGACAAGCCTTTATTGCACCATTTAGATTAGAGGACACTCATGACACTACTCGATCATTGAGTCATTAGGTCCACAGATTACGTGTTTGAGCCCAATCct encodes:
- the LOC137709551 gene encoding protein JASON encodes the protein MLCSLLKRGLGNLCRSALRFLDRSISRAMGCFFGCFRDKDDCHLRSRPHLVSQSSRNPQTEVVISQNRLSYLFSAEEKEGSPSKDRESPRYGSPQIDKELWNEAKFLKACGTIAETPAEIRKVSSRLNGSSHHDRDSQPPKFNSWLPNTSIRNLQQELDQPDHPLMPMKYNEEWGMGSGPSEHTPSSCEFNQQNTGRITISPSGGSGIGTDSTVKSHTNRTENITTPDVQCRSKAVRFECDNNTNSSRGSSSENYNRSSKVCETPGKQSISKPSVYPTPLTLSEEMQTPGTVFPANLQNFPNGKARIRSQYVYSVQNPVDGISQWNVLKDEDPNSLGHSGEPRESLNDWGNATPTSEEGSKQMSSGQEVNVESSLSAWLKPVTQDNNNHFGYVPGQTRHFGRTPVDRPIIGLVATHWNEDEHTRVSPKWWDGNGIPNSTNKYKEDQKVSWHATPFEERLEKALSEESFISQRKNMEGKPIVFDENDESDTALSQLQTSSQPKSVVSF